The following proteins are encoded in a genomic region of Gavia stellata isolate bGavSte3 unplaced genomic scaffold, bGavSte3.hap2 HAP2_SCAFFOLD_42, whole genome shotgun sequence:
- the LOC132321417 gene encoding olfactory receptor 14C36-like, with protein MSNSSSITQFLLLAFADTWELQLLHFCLFLGIYLAALLGNGLIITAIVCDHHLHTPMYFFLLNLSFIDLGSISTTLPKAMANSLWDTRAISFAGCAAQVFLFLFFIAAEFSLLTIMAYDCYIAICKPLHYGSLLGSRACVHMAAAAWGSGLLNAVLHTANTFSLPLCQGNALDQFFCEIPQILKLSCSDSYLREVGLIVVSACFSFGCFVFIVLSYVQILRAVLRIPSEQGRHKAFSTCLPHLAVVSLFLSTGVFANLKPPSISSPSLDLVVSFLYSVVPPAVNPLIYSMRNQELKDAMKKWFSRTLFNS; from the coding sequence atgtccaacagcagctctatcacccagttcctcctcctggcattcgcagacacgtgggagctgcagctcttgcacttctgcctcttcctgggcatctacctggctgccctcctgggcaatggcctcatcatcactgCCATAgtctgcgaccaccacctccacacccccatgtacttcttcctcctcaacctttCTTTcatcgacctgggctccatctccaccactctccccaaagccatggccaattccctctgggataccagggccatctcctttgcaggatgtgctgcacaggtctttctgtttctctttttcattgcagcagagttttctcttctcaccatcatggcctatgactgctacattgccatctgcaaacccctgcactacgggtccctcctgggcagcagagcttgtgtccacatggcagcagctgcctggggcagtgggttgctcaatgctgtgctgcacacagccaatacattttcactaccactctgccaaggcaatgccttggaccagttcttctgtgaaatcccacagatcctcaagctctcctgctcagactcctacctcagggaagttgggcttatTGTGGTTAGtgcttgtttcagttttgggtgttttgttttcattgtgctgtcctatgtgcagatcttgagggccgtgctgaggatcccctctgagcagggacggcacaaagccttttccacgtgcctccctcacctggccgtggtctccctgtttctcAGCACTGGAGTGTTTGCCAAtctgaagcccccctccatctcttccccatccctggacctggtggtgtcatttctgtactcggtggtgcctccagcagtgaaccccctcatctacagcatgaggaaccaggagctcaaggatgccatGAAGAAATGGTTTTCACGGACACTTTTCAACAGCTGA